One segment of Triticum aestivum cultivar Chinese Spring chromosome 2A, IWGSC CS RefSeq v2.1, whole genome shotgun sequence DNA contains the following:
- the LOC123187729 gene encoding protein CHROMATIN REMODELING 35 has protein sequence MDPSSCKRQKHDTGHDSTPGTQSPSSIISHNRSVRLRFLERFDELKYGSATEDYKAIERKKHQLISTLEKLQQVPIKLPCASAALETSDAGLHGAAQSGKNISSDNIVDLDQYDVEDNTHGNMDNTEAQKTVILLDSDDEDMVKSFGDGNLSGSKQNADFTQDCMPAEQPCQDQDIIMRNDENINSEALVVDPGKRSMGIDNEPKEIALFDGHDTSEPQQLNKQGHDHINIHNESRDEEKETREGEGEDVQSKGHMENNNISAVDSYEISCEVIQSESMEEGNYNHIDTIDNPVDELDDLWKDMSVALAMSKTIGSDHSIVPSEKNSSEVVDDCHHDFVMKDDLGIVCRVCGLIQQRIENIFELQWKKRNRSYRTYPQEPRNCNDLEATTNPSGDILQVAPGTLSIHPQHSERMKPHQVEGFNFLIKNLADENNPGGCILAHAPGSGKTFMLISFVQSFLARYPAGRPLIILPKGILATWRTEFVRWQIKDMPIPLYDFYSSKADSRSEQLDVLNLWEENRSILLLGYQQFACIVSDQTNKAEAVMCQEKLLKVPSLVILDEGHTPRNEQTDLLNALGSIRTPRKVVLSGTLFQNHVKEVFNILNLVRPKFLKTERSRGIVKRVLSKVDMLGKNARSRNISDKFCDLVEENLQKDANDKMRAMIIESLRELTANVLHYYQGELSEELPGLLDLTVFLKMSTEQEEVLRGLVGLGKFSKSAKCSAVSLHPCLKDIQNIKDKNRDIVVEKIGSIMRGIDIKVGAKSKFIYNLLCLSEAAGEKVLVFSRYVRFLIFLEMLIVREKGWVPEMHIFSMTGESTPDQRDKAVERFNQSPDAKVFFGSIKACGEGISLVGASRVVILDVHENPSVMRQAIGRAFRPGQTKMVYCYRLVAADSPEEEDHNTAFRKEWVSKMWFESNDLCGNDDFELATVDVSESGDRFLDNEALRQDIKSLYKR, from the exons ATGGATCCTAGTAGCTGCAAAAGGCAGAAGCATGATACTGGGCATGATAGCACGCCAGGCACCCAGTCCCCGTCAAGCATCATAAGTCATAAcagatctgtgcgtcttaggtttCTCGAACGATTCGACGAGTTGAAGTATGGGAGTGCCACTGAAGATTACAAGGCAATTGAGAGAAAGAAGCACCAACTTATCAGCACCCTTGAAAAGCTGCAACAAGTACCTATCAAGTTGCCCTGTGCCAGCGCGGCGCTGGAGACATCAGATGCAGGATTACATGGTGCTGCACAAAGTGGGAAAAATATTAGTTCTGATAATATTGTCGACTTGGATCAGTATGATGTTGAAGATAATACCCATGGTAACATGGATAATACTGAGGCTCAGAAAACGGTCATTTTACTTGATTCTGATGATGAGGACATGGTTAAATCCTTTGGAGATGGAAATTTATCTGGTTCTAAGCAAAATGCTGATTTTACCCAAGATTGCATGCCGGCTGAGCAGCCTTGCCAAGACCAGGACATCATCATGCGCAATGATGAGAATATCAATTCTGAAGCTCTTGTAGTTGATCCAGGAAAGCGCAGCATGGGTATTGACAATGAG CCAAAGGAAATTGCTTTATTCGATGGCCATGATACTTCAGAGCCACAACAACTGAACAAGCAAGGACATGATCACATAAACATTCACAATGAG AGTCGTGATGAGGAGAAAGAAACAAGGGAAGGAGAAGGTGAAGATGTCCAAAGTAAAGGCCACATGGAGAACAACAATATATCTGCTGTAGATTCTTATGAAATATCTTGTGAGGTCATACAAAGTGAATCCATGGAAGAGGGAAATTATAATCACATTGATACCATTGACAATCCAGTTGATGAGCTGGATGACCTTTGGAAGGACATGTCGGTTGCGCTGGCAATGTCGAAG ACCATTGGAAGTGATCACAGTATTGTTCCGTCAGAGAAGAATAGTTCTGAAGTagtggatgattgtcatcatgacTTCGTGATGAAAGATGATTTGGGCATTGTGTGCCGTGTTTGTGGTTTGATCCAGCAACGCATTGAGAATATTTTTGAGTTACAATGGAAAAAG CGCAACCGATCCTACAGAACGTACCCGCAAGAACCCAGAAACTGCAACGATCTCGAGGCAACTACTAATCCTTCAGGAGATATTCTTCAAGTTGCCCCTGGTACTCTGTCAATCCACCCTCAGCATTCAGAACGGATGAAACCTCACCAAGTGGAAGGTTTTAATTTCTTGATCAAGAACTTAGCAGATGAGAACAACCCTGGAGGTTGTATTCTAGCACATGCACCAGGTTCTGGAAAGACTTTCATGCTGATTAGCTTTGTTCAAAGCTTCCTGGCCAGATACCCGGCAGGAAGGCCGTTGATTATccttccaaagggcattctggcaACATGGAGAACAGAATTTGTCCGTTGGCAAATTAAGGACATGCCCATTCCACTGTATGACTTCTACTCCTCCAAAGCTGATAGCCGGTCTGAACAACTCGATGTTTTGAACCTGTGGGAAGAAAACAGAAGCATATTGCTGCTAGGGTATCAGCAATTTGCATGCATAGTGTCGGATCAGACGAATAAAGCAGAAGCAGTCATGTGCCAAGAGAAGTTGCTGAAGGTCCCGAGTCTTGTCATTCTAGATGAAGGCCACACTCCGAGAAATGAGCAAACTGACCTACTCAATGCACTTGGAAGTATAAGGACTCCTAGAAAAGTTGTGCTCTCAGGAACCTTATTTCAGAATCATGTCAAGGAGGTCTTCAACATCTTGAACCTTGTCCGGCCAAAATTCTTGAAAACGGAGCGATCTCGTGGGATAGTGAAGCGCGTACTAAGCAAGGTGGACATGTTGGGGAAAAATGCAAGGTCAAGGAACATTTCAGATAAGTTCTGTGATTTGGTTGAAGAAAACCTTCAGAAGGACGCAAATGATAAAATGAGAGCGATGATCATCGAGAGTCTACGCGAGCTAACTGCAAACGTGCTCCACTATTATCAAGGCGAGCTTTCGGAGGAGCTACCAGGACTTTTGGACTTGACTGTTTTTCTGAAAATGAGTACTGAGCAGGAAGAGGTCCTGAGGGGTTTGGTGGGACTGGGGAAATTCAGCAAAAGTGCAAAATGCAGTGCTGTTTCTCTTCATCCATGCTTAAAGGATATCCAGAACATTAAAGACAAGAACCGAGATATTGTCGTTGAGAAGATCGGTTCCATCATGCGTGGAATTGATATCAAAGTTGGGGCAAAGTCAAAGTTTATATACAATTTGTTGTGTCTGTCAGAAGCTGCAGGAGAGAAGGTACTCGTGTTCAGCCGGTACGTGCGTTTTCTCATTTTCTTGGAAATGCTGATCGTAAGAGAGAAAGGATGGGTTCCAGAGATGCACATTTTCAGCATGACCGGTGAATCAACTCCAGACCAGCGAGACAAGGCGGTCGAGAGATTCAACCAATCACCAGACGCTAAGGTTTTCTTCGGTTCCATCAAGGCATGCGGCGAGGGCATCTCCCTCGTCGGTGCGTCGCGGGTTGTCATTCTGGACGTCCATGAAAACCCTTCCGTGATGCGCCAGGCGATCGGTCGTGCTTTCAGACCAGGTCAGACCAAAATGGTGTACTGCTACCGCCTTGTCGCTGCCGACTCGCCGGAAGAGGAGGATCACAACACGGCCTTCCGAAAGGAATGGGTGTCCAAGATGTGGTTCGAATCAAACGATCTTTGTGGCAATGATGATTTTGAGCTTGCCACTGTGGACGTTTCAGAGAGCGGTGACAGGTTTCTCGACAATGAGGCGTTGCGACAAGATATCAAATCTCTATACAAAAG GTGA
- the LOC123184876 gene encoding uncharacterized protein codes for MREQKEMETHAGLGTDGGNPAPTKPAMDKARVGADAAEAPSFAGPDALPVPQPGTAASARKRKALATAKAVSKPRKTQVEEPIQMPVYYGCRAPFSRVRGNDLEDKCAHLIGELPLQPQSMSLVDLQLWIFRLFRLHPETQDLDIKGFLKQRKTDFFDEESSEPDCCLEDYPWGMNEFCTDKCWSSFANKLKRKKHVTQKFMLYVQSSEVRHYAILLKAVHDDYSQLATVVLPGTECLASSRYAFRDLVDDLTMTAKELVHYLTGPLGEKISPAEAWRARQFALEREFGTFYDSHNFAPRLLKEIARKNPGCFVDIKDEEVAGCKGFRVLQRMFWAFGQCLQAFRTCRPVICI; via the exons ATGCGCGAACAGAAAGAGATGGAAACCCACGCCGGCCTCGGCACTGACGGTGGCAACCCTGCTCCGACGAAGCCGGCGATGGACAAAGCACGCGTCGGTGCCGATGCCGCTGAAGCCCCCTCCTTTGCCGGCCCCGACGCGCTCCCCGTCCCCCAGCCG GGTACCGCCGCGAGCGCGAGGAAGCGGAAGGCCCTGGCGACGGCAAAGGCTGTCAGCAAGCCTCGCAAGACGCAG GTCGAGGAGCCGATTCAGATGCCTGTGTACTATGGATGTAGAGCACCGTTTTCTCGCGTGCGTGGCAACGATTTAGAAGACAAATGTGCTCACTTAATCGGCGAGCTACCGCTGCAGCCACAGTCCATGTCATTGGTGGATCTACAGCTCTGGATCTTCAGGCTGTTCCGGCTCCATCCAGAAACACAAGATCTCGATATCAAGGGGTTCCTCAAGCAACGCAAAACTGATTTCTTCGACGAAGAGTCCTCCGAACCGGACTGTTGTTTGGAGGACTACCCGTGGGGCATGAATGAGTTTTGTACTGACAAATgctggagttcctttgcaaataaATTGAAGAGAAAAAAACATGTGACACAGAAGTTCATGTTGTATGTGCAATCCTCTGAGGTCAGGCACTACGCCATTTTGCTCAAAGCCGTACATGATGATTACTCTCAACTGGCCACTGTTGTGCTGCCTGGGACGGAGTGCCTGGCAAGTAGTCGCTACGCCTTCCGTGACCTTGTGGATGACCTGACGATGACAGCCAAGGAATTGGTACATTATCTCACTGGACCCTTAGGCGAGAAGATCAGTCCCGCTGAGGCGTGGAGGGCAAGACAGTTTGCTCTGGAGAGGGAATTCGGCACCTTTTATGATTCACACAACTTTGCCCCAAGGTTGCTTAAGGAAATAGCACGCAAGAACCCTGGTTGCTTTGTAGACATCAAGGATGAAGAGGTTGCAGGGTGTAAGGGTTTCCGAGTCCTGCAGCGTATGTTTTGGGCATTTGGACAGTGCTTGCAGGCCTTCCGTACCTGTCGCCCTGTGATATGCATCTAG